The genome window CGCGTGCGTTCGTCACTGATAGTCATGGAAACGACGTTAGCGTTAGCAACCCTATAAATCGCCGTGACCGTCGGAATTCTTCCCCTTTGCGACTGGACTTTTGAAGGAGACGCCTGAAAGAGCCTTAACAGCCCCGGAAGGTTTGAACTTGTTGAGAAAGTCTGCTTAGCAAAACTCGCTGAAGAAGCACTTTGCTGAAAACGCACTTGCTGACGAAGCCTGCGGTTGAAAAACCTACGAAAGATGGATCCTGGTCAGGACAAGCACCAGCAGGGTGACCACCCGGAAGGTTAATGTCGTTCttctactatttttaataaacgaaAGCAAGTTATTACTAAGATATTAGTgagttgtttagtttattttgtgtttgtgtgtgtttttaaagaaattccgACTGCTATATAGAAACAATATAATTACTTTGCTAGCATAAATCCTTCTTATCTAATGAGCCTTTTTCTTGACTGAAATTCGCTGTAAATGTCAGGAATGTTCAACTGTGATGTAGTGATTTaggaaatatatgtttttagttAATTATGGTCAAATTAGTTCAATTAATGTTAAGCTTATAatttgaccgttattttttgaaaaatgcgtGATAAACAatcagtttccatggatacgctaaatgaaatatattaaatatttaattttatttttttaaatttctttgttagattactgaaatttgTGGATAAATGTCTGTGATGTTAACACACtagtgtttgaataaaatgttatgctggtttgaaaaaacagttaaatgtcCAATTCTTGGAAAAATAGATGGTTCTTGGTCgttactatgttattttttgaaaaatgccctcataaacatatttggtttccatggaaataaccGGTTTATTAGGACACTGGAAGACGCTTTACATAATATCAGTAATATGCATTCATGCACACGTTCATGGTGATACGCtaatggattgtagccacagccgTTATATCAGGCCATTGGCCCGTCTGACCAGACCCAGCAGGAAAGGTGGGAGAAGTGTCTTGACCAAGGACTCAAGGACAGAGATGGGCCATTGCAGTGCAAACTCCTACCACTccgttttgtgtgtgtgtgtgtgtgtgtgtgtgtgtgtgtgtgtgtgtgtgtgtgtgtgtgcgcattaGGCAATGAATCATGTTTAGTCATAGAGATCATCAGTGAAAGCtggttttcacaaacaaaataatgatttctttgtgaaaatcaGCTTCGATGACTTTGGTGTCCAGTTCTTGGATGACTGGTTGgttctttgtccattttttgaaaaatgcccaTACAAATGTATTTAGTCTCCAAGGATACATTGGTAAAATGACTtccataaaataattaaagaaacacttttgaaaCATGTACCTTCTATAGTATCCCTAAATTATTTAGCTGTAATTCTAGAAATGTCACGAATGCGTACGGTGATgatcttattttgtttgaagacaaaataagattaatcagattacttttaatcatttttaaaatgattaaaacagaaaagcaaaactagATTGTTCTTTACCTAATTTTTTTATACACCctgacaaacatgtttgttttccatgaaTGCACTGATCTGAATACAATAAATAAGCttattacttaaaatatataaacacattttttttctaatgatagACTTCAATATGCGTGTTTAGTTTTCCTACATTGGTGAACTGatctgaaaagaagaagaaacatttaaattaaaataaattttgatgaCTTTGGTGTTCAATTTAGGAAATTGTGACTCTTTGAAAAACATAGCTTAGGAAggtataatttgcatttttgggatgaaacatatttgtgagttaattggatttttgtgatttaaatgttaGTTATTTGAAATTTTGGAAAATGACAGTAATGCtgtttgcagttgttttgaaaatatgttgttgtttattttttttgttgctgttttgttgttactaaagattagtttatttattctatttcacATTTCACTCCCCATCAGTTTCTGAAGACAAGGGAGAGGAGTCACACAGGACTTCACCTCCAATCACGGTGAGTAgtactaccagctccagtgaAGACAAGGTTGGTAATAAaagtactagcagctccagtaaTAGCAGCTCCAGTACTAGTAGCTCCAGCACTAGCAGGTCCAGTGGCAGcggtactagcagctccagtggcagcggtactagcagctccagtggcagcggtactagcagctccagtggcagcGGTACTAGCAGGTCCAGTGGCAGCCGTACTAGCAGGTCCAGTGGCAGCAGTACTAGCAGGTCCAGTGGCAGCCGTACTAGCAGCTCTAGTGGCAGCAGTACTAGTAGCAGCAGCTCTAGTTATAGTtgtactagcagctccagtgaaGACGAGGTTGGTAATGACTGTACTACCAGCTCCAGTCCGACAGTGGACCGTTCTTACGCTGTGTTAGAGCTGCTGGAGGTTCTCCCTCcaaaatttaaatacacatgGGACATCGGGATGGCTCAGCAGCCTCAAGAGCCCATTTTGCGTCTACAGGACTCCAGACAAATTGGGACCTCTCAACCTTACCAGGTAGGTTTGGAAGAGGACGCGGGTCATGTGATGACTGGCATGaacagaaagagaacaaaagccagtgatgctgaagaggagTCCCCCACCAAGAAGACTAGGCACAGTGTTGGTGAAGAGGATCCCGTTTTGTCATCCCCTGTCACCAGTCCCTCACAATACATGGTGCATGAGGATTCCGTTTGGTCACATCCTTTCCTCAGTCCCTTATGTATATTGGCACATGAGGATCTTGATTGGTCATCCCCTGAGATCAGCCCCTCACAGTACATAATGCATGAGGAGCCTTTTCTGTCCTCCACTGTCTTATGTCCCTCACCATTGGATCTAATTTTGGAGGATCCAATTTTGCCACCCTCTGTCTTCAGTTCTTCACCAATTCCTTATGAAGAACACCTTCTGTTATTCCCTGCCATCAGTCCTCCACAAAGGCTAGGTTTGGAAGAGGAACCGGGTCATGTGACATCTGtcacctgcagaaagaggacaaagggcagtgatgctgaagaggagccccctggCAAGAAGACTAGGCACAGTGTTGCTGAAGAGTTTCCCATTCTGTCATCCCCTGTCATCGGTCCCTCACAGTACATTTTGCCCGAGGATCCTTTTCTGTCACCCACTGTGTCCACTGTCTTTAGTCCCTCACCATTGGAACCAATTTTTGAGGATCTAATTTTGCCAGCCTGTGTCTTCAGTCCTTCACCTACATTGGCATTTGAGGATCCCATTCTGTCTTTCCCTGTTCTTGGTCTCTCACCATCAGCACATGGCAATGATTCAAGTTTGTCATCCCCTGAAGACTGTATCTGGGTGGAGTCTGAAGAGGACACAGAAGAGGAACCAATACCATCAACAGCTGGGATTGGACCAGACGGAATTAGAGTAAGAGAGAGTTTCAGACAAGCGTGGTTTAGACCTCACTACGACTTGTCAAGTGACTCTGATTAGATTGGGATCTTGAAAAACTGAAGACCTACCTGAGAAGTCCCATTGGTATATcatcatttctctgttgtttttgttaaagccaATGGCTTtctagcaggaccgaggatgccttaggtagcgacttgcgccggggcttttctttatcccgctgctagattttagatgttaaggatactagcaggaccgaggatgccttaggtagcgacatgcgccggggcttttctttatcccgctgctagattttagatgttaaggatactagcaggaccgaggatgccttaggtagcgacttgcgccggggcttttctttatcccgctgctagattttagatgttaaggatactagcaggaccgaggatgccttaggtagcgacttgcgccggggcttttctttatcccgctgctagatttttttattttagatgttaaggattcTAGCAGGACAGGCAATGCTGACTTTTTTGCtgttaataaaattaatgactAAATGCTGGAGGAGGCTAATTTAAATTTACGACAAACAAGACCATAttgctgaacaaaaaacactaaaaggagTCGGACATGGCTGGTGCGTAAAAGATAAATGCTAAAAGGAATGAGACAATGATTAATACTAAATCTAAAACAATCTTACTGGGTAAAAATCAAACCTCAAAACGATTAAGACAACGCGGCTCGGGACACTAGAATCAATACAATTGAGACATCACTGCTGCaaattaaactctttaaaatttaaataacgtTTCTGACACTTCTAATTTTTAagacatgaaaaaacacaaatggagaCACAATGTAATTGGTTATAATCGGTATAAACGGATCgaaacagcagttttaaagttataacCATTCTGGTCTGGACATTATAAAATCCACACGAAATGACGCGAATTTACGTATGAAATAACAACAGCAGCGACAGTAAAAACGGACGTTAATTCAAATGTTCAAAGATGtcaagaggaagagagaaatagGCAGGACCTTTGGATCCCGGATATGAACCGTTGATCCACAGATCAATCATTTGGCGGCTGGATTCCTAAACCTTCAAGTCCACATGTTAAAATGTCGttgagcaaaacatttaaactcgGGTGATAATGGTTTTAAAGGTTGGTAATGCTGCTGGGTGTCAAACCTAAAATCTCTTAGGACCGAGAAGAGACAACGCTTTGCGGGACAAATTCATCTCTCTAAGGACGAAGACAACGCTTCTGTGGACAAATGAAATCTTTCAAGTAGTGAggaattttaatcttttaggACTAATATGATGTCATGGTGGACAACTTAAAATGTAgaggaattaaaacaacacgcggagtacaaattaaaatctttaaggataaaagaaaaagacagagataaatatttggttaagGCTTGGTCCAGTGACTTGGACCACCATAGACATATTCTGAGGACCACCAGGAGCTGCAGTCACCTTTCAGGTTAAGGCAAAAGTAAGTATCAGTCCCAGACAGAGCAGCTGGCAGTGAGACTGCTTCTTCCAAGATTCTCTCTGtgcttctgtctctgttttcctctctacTCTCCCATGTTTCAGGGTGTAGTAGCGGTGCTTCCCCACACGGTGCTCTCTAATATAGTTAATTGTTCTCACCTGTTCCTCCACTAATCCACTCTCCCAGTTCTActctttcaggttttagctgctcatcgcTGGATTCTTTCATCgttgtccatgtggttcctgcTTGTAAGTTTTTGCATTCAACAACACATAATATTGCTGGCCTCCTGCTGGCATTGGTGACCAtcagctttaataaataaatatagaaagaaatTCACTATTAGTAGAAAGTGTTCCTCCATATAGAGTTAAATTTACATTAAGTGAGGAAAGTTTGCctgataatattttgtattagagACCAAATTAAAGCAGCAAGTCAATAAAAATTTGGAAGACAGAATTTATGATTGAGGGATTTAATTAAGAGCTTTTATCCAGAGGGAAAGTAGAGAACAGGATCGGAGGGAAGGAAATAGAGAGGATGTGGAGTAAAGATAAACTATTAATctcataaaacaaatagttCATGTGGCCTTATTCATGTGTTACAACACAGAAAGATCCCAAaaagagaatagactttaaaaaatactgacaCTAGTTTCTGATCCCAGGTCCAGACTGCTCAGATCTCTGATGTTCTGATCATCCCAGGTTGG of Xiphophorus couchianus chromosome 4, X_couchianus-1.0, whole genome shotgun sequence contains these proteins:
- the LOC114142463 gene encoding uncharacterized protein LOC114142463 → MDPGQDKHQQGDHPEVSEDKGEESHRTSPPITVSSTTSSSEDKVGNKSTSSSSNSSSSTSSSSTSRSSGSGTSSSSGSGTSSSSGSGTSSSSGSGTSRSSGSRTSRSSGSSTSRSSGSRTSSSSGSSTSSSSSSYSCTSSSSEDEVGNDCTTSSSPTVDRSYAVLELLEVLPPKFKYTWDIGMAQQPQEPILRLQDSRQIGTSQPYQVGLEEDAGHVMTGMNRKRTKASDAEEESPTKKTRHSVGEEDPVLSSPVTSPSQYMVHEDSVWSHPFLSPLCILAHEDLDWSSPEISPSQYIMHEEPFLSSTVLCPSPLDLILEDPILPPSVFSSSPIPYEEHLLLFPAISPPQRLGLEEEPGHVTSVTCRKRTKGSDAEEEPPGKKTRHSVAEEFPILSSPVIGPSQYILPEDPFLSPTVSTVFSPSPLEPIFEDLILPACVFSPSPTLAFEDPILSFPVLGLSPSAHGNDSSLSSPEDCIWVESEEDTEEEPIPSTAGIGPDGIRVRESFRQAWFRPHYDLSSDSD